A region from the uncultured Bacteroides sp. genome encodes:
- a CDS encoding efflux RND transporter permease subunit — MKEGIAGRIAGGFLQSKLSLLLMIAFVLIGAYSVYLIPREEEPQIKLPVADIFIGMPGATPTEMETKVVAPLEKTLSNVKGVEHVMSTSMSDQAMLTVQFYVGQNQEASLVNLYNELIKNMDKMPQGVSMPLVKTRSINDVPVLALTLWSKKSSDYMLRQQAELLRNEIKKIKNVTATEIIGGRSRQVNVTIDKDKLAGTNLDLVAVSQYMQAANFQMQAGNIYNGNETYSVESGNFLNTREDVENLIVGMNQGHPVYLSSIATITEGPATTPTQYVSFGYGADASKALREENPSDYTAVTLAISKQEGADAMHLSEKILNKVEHLKKESVSPDIHISVTRNYGASASEKVSELLLHLLGAIVAVTLFVMLAMGWRGGLVVFLSVPITFALTLFAYYFMDYTLNRITLFALVFVTGIVVDDSIIIAENMHRHFKMKYLSLRQAALFAINEVGNPTILATLTVIAAVLPMAFVSGLMGPYMSPMPIGATIAMTFSLIVALTLTPYLGYIFLKQKDGAKSGKKAETASEEYDVSKTAFYRYYAWFMTPMIESRKKRWTFMIVIFVLLLASVSLFFFKVVPVKMLPFDNKNEFQVVIDMPESATLEQTAAVTKEIAAFVATQAEVVDYQTYVGTSAPISFNGLMRHYDLRKGENVADIQVNLTDKGDRKIQSHDIAKKMREPIQRIAVRWNANAKIVEVPPGPPVLSTIVAEVYGPDYDEQINVARQIKNIFTQTEGMVDADVMIEDDQKELRFVVDKEKAMQRGVAPAKVTENLRAAVSGREVGVLHKTKALSPVPIRLEMNNSDKSSIEALKSLPIQNMNGQVVLLGDIAQVKEEIKAKSIWRKDQKRVVMVTADLAGLLESPVYAMMDVNKKLKEVQLPAGYDLTVLSNSQPDNEDNYSMKWDGEWQITYEVFRDLGIAFAIAILIIYLLIVGWFQNFLVPLVMLAAIPLSLIGIILGHWIMGAYFSATSMIGFIALAGVMVRNSVLLIDFINIRLKEEVPLRQSILEAGAVRTLPILLTAGTVVLGAIVILFDPLFQGLAISLMGGTITSTILTLGVVPLLYFKMLKKKIK, encoded by the coding sequence ATGAAAGAAGGAATAGCCGGAAGAATTGCAGGAGGCTTCTTACAAAGCAAGCTCTCACTGTTGTTGATGATTGCTTTTGTACTCATTGGAGCTTATAGTGTGTACCTCATTCCGCGAGAAGAGGAGCCGCAGATAAAGTTGCCCGTGGCCGATATCTTTATTGGTATGCCTGGAGCTACACCAACTGAAATGGAAACAAAGGTGGTAGCACCACTCGAAAAAACATTATCTAATGTTAAGGGCGTGGAGCATGTTATGTCTACTTCTATGTCCGACCAGGCAATGCTCACCGTTCAGTTCTATGTGGGGCAGAATCAGGAGGCTTCGTTGGTAAATCTCTATAATGAGCTGATTAAGAATATGGATAAAATGCCGCAAGGCGTGAGTATGCCATTGGTTAAAACACGCTCTATCAATGATGTGCCGGTATTGGCACTGACACTTTGGAGTAAGAAGAGCAGCGACTATATGCTTCGGCAGCAAGCCGAGTTGTTGCGCAACGAAATTAAGAAGATTAAGAATGTTACGGCTACCGAGATTATCGGCGGTCGCTCTCGGCAGGTAAACGTTACTATTGATAAAGATAAGTTGGCGGGAACGAACCTCGATCTGGTGGCGGTTAGCCAATACATGCAGGCGGCTAACTTTCAGATGCAGGCAGGGAACATTTACAATGGCAATGAAACTTATTCTGTGGAGTCGGGAAATTTCCTAAACACCAGAGAAGATGTGGAAAACCTGATTGTGGGGATGAATCAGGGGCACCCGGTTTACTTGTCTTCCATTGCCACAATTACCGAAGGGCCTGCGACCACGCCTACCCAGTATGTTTCTTTTGGTTATGGTGCCGATGCTTCGAAGGCTTTGAGGGAGGAAAATCCCTCAGACTATACGGCCGTAACGCTTGCTATCTCTAAACAAGAAGGTGCGGATGCGATGCATCTGTCTGAAAAGATATTAAATAAAGTAGAGCATCTCAAGAAAGAATCCGTGTCGCCCGATATTCATATTTCCGTAACACGTAATTACGGAGCATCCGCCTCCGAAAAAGTATCGGAATTGCTGCTGCATCTTTTGGGAGCCATTGTAGCGGTAACGCTGTTTGTGATGCTTGCCATGGGTTGGCGCGGAGGTTTGGTGGTGTTTCTTTCCGTACCGATCACCTTTGCACTCACTTTATTTGCTTATTACTTCATGGATTATACCTTAAACCGGATTACGCTCTTTGCTTTGGTGTTTGTTACGGGTATTGTGGTAGACGACTCCATTATTATTGCCGAGAACATGCACCGGCATTTCAAAATGAAGTACCTGTCGCTCAGGCAAGCTGCCCTCTTTGCCATTAATGAAGTAGGCAACCCCACTATACTGGCTACACTCACGGTTATTGCTGCCGTGCTGCCTATGGCGTTTGTTTCCGGTTTGATGGGCCCTTACATGAGCCCGATGCCTATCGGGGCAACCATTGCCATGACCTTTTCTTTGATTGTGGCCCTTACGTTGACCCCTTATCTGGGATACATCTTCTTGAAACAGAAGGATGGCGCAAAGTCGGGGAAGAAAGCGGAAACAGCGTCGGAAGAGTATGATGTTTCGAAGACGGCGTTTTACCGTTACTATGCCTGGTTTATGACTCCGATGATTGAGTCCCGCAAAAAGCGTTGGACGTTTATGATCGTTATATTCGTGCTGTTGCTGGCTTCTGTCTCTTTGTTCTTCTTCAAGGTCGTTCCGGTTAAAATGTTGCCGTTCGATAATAAGAATGAATTTCAAGTGGTGATCGATATGCCCGAATCGGCTACATTGGAGCAAACGGCAGCCGTAACAAAAGAGATTGCCGCCTTTGTGGCTACGCAAGCCGAAGTCGTTGACTACCAAACTTATGTAGGAACCTCGGCGCCGATCAGTTTTAACGGACTGATGCGCCATTACGATTTGAGAAAAGGAGAGAATGTGGCCGATATTCAGGTGAATCTTACCGACAAAGGCGACCGGAAAATCCAAAGCCACGACATTGCTAAAAAGATGCGCGAGCCCATTCAGCGCATTGCTGTTCGTTGGAATGCAAATGCGAAGATCGTAGAAGTGCCGCCCGGACCTCCCGTGTTGTCTACTATCGTGGCCGAAGTTTACGGCCCCGATTACGATGAGCAGATCAATGTTGCCCGTCAGATAAAGAATATCTTTACTCAGACCGAAGGTATGGTAGATGCCGATGTGATGATAGAAGATGATCAAAAAGAACTTCGCTTTGTGGTCGATAAAGAAAAGGCTATGCAAAGAGGAGTGGCGCCGGCTAAGGTTACGGAGAATCTGCGTGCAGCTGTTTCGGGCAGAGAAGTAGGAGTTTTGCATAAAACGAAAGCTTTATCTCCGGTACCCATTCGTTTAGAAATGAATAACTCCGATAAATCTTCAATAGAAGCGTTGAAGAGTCTTCCGATACAGAACATGAACGGACAGGTAGTGTTGCTGGGTGATATCGCTCAGGTAAAGGAGGAGATAAAGGCCAAAAGTATCTGGCGTAAAGACCAGAAAAGGGTAGTGATGGTCACTGCCGATTTGGCCGGATTACTGGAGAGTCCCGTTTATGCCATGATGGACGTAAACAAAAAGCTGAAAGAGGTGCAGTTGCCCGCCGGTTACGACCTTACTGTGCTGAGCAACTCGCAGCCCGACAATGAAGATAACTATTCGATGAAGTGGGATGGAGAGTGGCAAATTACTTACGAGGTGTTTCGTGATCTGGGTATAGCCTTTGCCATAGCCATATTGATTATCTATCTGCTCATCGTAGGATGGTTCCAAAATTTCCTTGTCCCCTTGGTAATGCTTGCCGCCATACCGCTTTCCTTGATCGGGATTATACTGGGACATTGGATTATGGGGGCTTACTTCAGTGCCACATCGATGATTGGTTTCATTGCGCTGGCGGGAGTCATGGTGCGAAACTCCGTTTTGCTTATCGATTTCATTAATATCCGCCTGAAAGAAGAAGTGCCACTGAGGCAATCTATTCTCGAAGCCGGTGCGGTACGTACTTTGCCCATCCTTCTCACAGCAGGAACTGTGGTGCTGGGTGCCATTGTCATCTTGTTCGATCCCCTCTTTCAAGGGTTAGCCATCTCGTTGATGGGAGGAACCATTACCTCTACTATCCTAACATTGGGGGTTGTGCCGTTGCTTTATTTTAAAATGCTTAAAAAGAAAATTAAATAA
- a CDS encoding DUF2892 domain-containing protein has protein sequence MKERIVRFVAGTLILISVLLAYFVAIQWLFLTAFVGLNLLQSSLTRFCPLEKLIDLFTRK, from the coding sequence ATGAAAGAACGTATTGTTCGATTCGTAGCCGGTACACTCATCTTGATCAGTGTGCTGCTGGCCTATTTTGTTGCCATTCAATGGCTGTTCTTAACCGCATTTGTCGGTTTAAACTTGTTGCAATCATCTCTCACCCGCTTTTGCCCGTTAGAGAAGCTGATAGATTTGTTCACTCGAAAATAA